From a region of the Desulforegula conservatrix Mb1Pa genome:
- a CDS encoding transcriptional regulator, producing MGTVRQRIVECLEDREMTVRDLSKTLHVSETDVMDHLSHISISVKTQNKKLRINPSQCGICGFIFKDRSRPSKPGKCPGCRNTKISPASFWIR from the coding sequence ATGGGAACCGTCCGTCAGAGAATCGTGGAGTGTCTTGAGGATCGGGAAATGACTGTGCGTGACCTCTCAAAAACACTTCATGTCAGTGAGACAGATGTTATGGATCATCTTTCACACATAAGCATCAGTGTGAAAACCCAGAACAAAAAACTCCGTATTAACCCATCCCAGTGCGGAATCTGCGGTTTTATTTTTAAAGACAGGTCAAGACCATCAAAGCCAGGTAAATGTCCAGGGTGCAGGAACACGAAGATTTCGCCTGCTTCTTTCTGGATAAGATAA
- a CDS encoding THUMP domain-containing class I SAM-dependent RNA methyltransferase encodes MSDISRTAFEKRVKRRIVGKPHSFYAVVAPGLEELCVDELKALSAEIDIRSPETRSPEAKSIDIKSVENGGIEFDASLADIYAANLHLRTATRILMRVDEFDAQSFSKFEKEFFNIPWELYLASGCRPEVSVKCSKCRIYHSDALADRITSWLADILGPVDETKKKQHIFVRGNNDNFVISLNTSGEPLYKRGLKEGSGMAPIRETLAAGVLSMAGYIEGMTLVDPMCGTGTFSIEAAMMSKRIPAGYFRDFAFTDWPSFMERRWEHMRSRAGEGIIPADKKIIYASDLDSRSLDLFKRNIEKSDLYDIVLPVQMDFFEISGKNFSGEKGLIVLNPPYGKRLGNIYQGKQFFINVCRKLKLDFKGWKLAIIAPGDFFSVRLPFKEMRLHDVFHGGLKLKVLIANI; translated from the coding sequence ATGTCTGACATATCAAGAACAGCCTTTGAAAAAAGGGTAAAAAGAAGAATAGTCGGGAAACCTCACAGCTTTTATGCCGTAGTCGCTCCTGGACTCGAAGAACTGTGCGTTGACGAGCTGAAAGCCTTGTCTGCTGAAATAGACATTAGGTCACCAGAAACGAGGTCGCCAGAAGCGAAGTCAATAGATATAAAGTCAGTTGAGAACGGCGGGATAGAATTTGATGCGAGCCTTGCTGATATTTATGCCGCAAATCTTCACCTCAGAACAGCCACAAGGATTTTGATGCGTGTAGATGAATTCGATGCCCAGTCATTTTCAAAATTTGAAAAAGAATTTTTTAATATTCCGTGGGAGCTTTATCTTGCGTCTGGTTGCAGGCCCGAAGTGTCTGTGAAATGCTCAAAATGCAGAATATATCATTCAGATGCTCTGGCTGATAGAATAACTTCCTGGCTTGCTGATATTCTTGGCCCTGTGGACGAAACAAAAAAAAAGCAGCATATTTTTGTAAGAGGTAATAACGATAATTTTGTCATCTCCCTGAATACTTCTGGTGAGCCTCTTTATAAAAGAGGTTTAAAGGAAGGCTCAGGCATGGCTCCGATCAGGGAAACGCTTGCAGCAGGCGTATTGTCAATGGCCGGGTATATTGAGGGGATGACTCTTGTGGATCCCATGTGCGGGACAGGTACTTTTTCCATAGAAGCGGCAATGATGTCTAAAAGAATACCAGCCGGTTATTTCAGGGATTTTGCATTCACTGACTGGCCATCTTTCATGGAAAGGCGATGGGAGCATATGCGCTCAAGGGCCGGAGAAGGAATTATACCTGCTGATAAAAAAATAATTTATGCTTCGGATCTGGATTCCAGGAGCCTTGATCTTTTTAAAAGAAATATTGAAAAATCAGATCTCTATGATATCGTTTTGCCTGTGCAGATGGATTTTTTCGAGATAAGCGGGAAAAATTTTTCCGGAGAGAAAGGACTCATAGTCCTGAATCCGCCCTATGGTAAGCGTTTAGGAAATATTTATCAGGGGAAACAGTTTTTTATCAATGTATGCCGGAAACTGAAACTTGATTTTAAAGGATGGAAGCTCGCAATTATCGCTCCCGGAGATTTTTTCTCAGTAAGACTGCCTTTCAAAGAAATGAGATTACATGATGTATTTCACGGCGGATTAAAACTTAAAGTTTTGATCGCGAACATATAA
- a CDS encoding thermonuclease family protein — protein MNRIVKKLGQNLVRLVSITSIFLMLSSGYGYPFSARVIKVADGDTVTAVTEDGQPLKVRLFGIDAPEKNQAYGQKSKKALSGMINRKEVDIEIVAGDKYGRSVGIIYLGNKTINEEMVKKGHAWVYRRYCSKSECRKWIDLEEEAKRDKKGLWNDSDPLPPWEFRHAKKDSDKGFWDLVERLLK, from the coding sequence ATGAATAGAATTGTAAAAAAACTGGGGCAAAATCTGGTTAGGCTTGTCAGTATTACATCCATATTTTTAATGCTTTCATCAGGATATGGATATCCTTTTAGCGCAAGGGTAATAAAGGTTGCGGACGGAGATACGGTCACTGCTGTGACAGAAGATGGTCAACCACTTAAAGTCAGGCTTTTCGGCATCGATGCTCCTGAAAAAAATCAGGCCTATGGTCAAAAATCCAAAAAGGCTCTTTCAGGAATGATTAACAGGAAAGAGGTTGATATTGAAATAGTAGCCGGAGATAAATATGGCCGCTCTGTGGGAATAATCTATCTTGGCAACAAGACCATTAATGAAGAAATGGTTAAAAAAGGCCACGCTTGGGTTTACAGAAGATATTGCTCCAAATCTGAATGCAGAAAGTGGATTGACCTCGAAGAAGAAGCAAAAAGGGACAAAAAAGGATTGTGGAATGATTCTGACCCTTTGCCTCCCTGGGAATTCAGGCATGCTAAAAAGGATTCGGATAAAGGTTTCTGGGATCTCGTTGAGCGTTTGCTCAAATAA